From Humisphaera borealis, the proteins below share one genomic window:
- a CDS encoding GNAT family N-acetyltransferase, translating to MRPLSNLHRKAKALLGFGPTEAGLSAPTGPADAAAPPAAAGMAAAMPPADAAIHYRPPRRDELHQAVRMILSQPGQLADETQVADFLRFAEPRRVDLSLFLVAERRSRLLWALLPMLSPGRTALLLSPALPHGSAERLAAGELIEGMCAQLGIRDVLLTQALLDPADNTARDLFLAHRFEVMAELLYLAGEPRKRLTTPVLPPGMAWVGYTEQTHELFKQAIHATYENSLDCPGLNGVRDMEDVIAGHRAAGEFEPKLWRLLVELGPDASAPPKPLGVLLLSPIPQAGSVELVYLGLVPEARGRRLSDLLMRQAMIAVIEQGMSRLTLAVDARNVPALKLYYKHGMARAGSKLALMRDLRNP from the coding sequence GTGCGGCCGCTATCCAATCTTCATCGCAAAGCCAAAGCGTTGCTGGGTTTCGGCCCGACCGAAGCCGGATTAAGCGCCCCCACCGGCCCCGCCGATGCCGCTGCCCCGCCGGCGGCGGCCGGTATGGCGGCGGCGATGCCGCCGGCGGATGCAGCGATCCACTATCGCCCGCCTCGCCGGGACGAGCTGCACCAGGCCGTCCGGATGATCCTATCCCAACCCGGACAGCTTGCCGACGAGACCCAGGTTGCCGATTTTCTCCGATTTGCCGAGCCCAGACGGGTCGATTTGAGCCTGTTCCTGGTCGCCGAACGCCGAAGTCGACTGCTCTGGGCCCTTTTGCCGATGCTCAGCCCCGGGCGAACGGCCTTGCTCCTGTCGCCTGCGCTGCCTCACGGATCTGCCGAACGCCTGGCCGCAGGCGAGTTGATCGAGGGAATGTGCGCACAGCTCGGCATCCGAGATGTGCTGCTGACCCAGGCCCTGCTCGACCCGGCCGACAACACCGCCCGCGACCTGTTCCTGGCCCACCGCTTTGAGGTCATGGCCGAACTGCTTTACCTGGCGGGTGAGCCACGTAAACGGCTGACGACACCAGTCCTGCCACCCGGCATGGCCTGGGTCGGCTATACCGAACAGACCCACGAGTTGTTCAAACAGGCGATCCACGCGACGTATGAGAACAGCCTGGACTGCCCTGGCCTCAACGGCGTCCGCGACATGGAAGATGTCATCGCCGGCCATCGGGCGGCCGGCGAGTTCGAGCCAAAGCTCTGGCGTCTCCTGGTGGAACTCGGGCCGGATGCTTCTGCCCCACCCAAACCGCTGGGCGTGCTGCTGCTGTCTCCGATACCCCAGGCGGGCTCGGTCGAGCTCGTCTACCTCGGACTCGTTCCAGAAGCGCGAGGCCGAAGACTCAGCGACTTGCTGATGCGTCAGGCGATGATCGCCGTAATCGAGCAGGGGATGAGTCGGCTCACGCTCGCGGTCGATGCGCGGAATGTCCCTGCGCTGAAGCTCTACTACAAACACGGCATGGCCCGAGCCGGATCAAAGCTTGCCCTCATGCGTGATCTGCGCAACCCATAA
- the dnaA gene encoding chromosomal replication initiator protein DnaA, with protein MSCVTVQDPQLVRLADAIAQRVGQQRFHVWFDNSTRLDLRQDGLEIAVPNDFISEWINKNFAAPIQEAAHEVLGTQLTLRFSVVPELFEVGDGDDGASSAGNGTPDAQMLQQASGVLKQGRRSFDVAAPIPVGQKTAGVARLRRDIAAVLPVNGQSRSAGGHPVPRPQPAASGNNGNGRNGTGAASTTGGPSPMPGSGPRLRHELTNYVVGVSNQLAFNAASHVAEFPGTQYNPLFIHGACGLGKTHLLQGLCRKFIECHPTKRWAYLTGEEFTNDYITSLRANKIDGFRRRMRDLDLLVIDDVHFLSGKTQTQVEFLHTFNAIEASGRQVVLASDEHPKMIAEFGESLINRFVSGMVVRVDPPNYQMRCDILRSLSLRSGVPLSEEVIGWVARRVTQNVRELEGSITRIMAHVNLTGCAADVATAQAALGDIDRQHAHPVKPENVLSSVCEYFGLEHKDLMSGRRQRTISLARSVAMFLVRKTAKLSFPEIGTRMGKRNHSTVISACRRIERAVERNERLAWTSSVGEREEEAMELVQRLEEHARAIG; from the coding sequence TTGAGCTGCGTCACAGTACAGGACCCCCAGCTGGTGCGATTGGCAGATGCCATCGCCCAGCGGGTGGGACAGCAACGTTTTCATGTGTGGTTTGACAACTCAACCCGGCTGGACCTTCGACAGGATGGCCTGGAGATTGCCGTTCCGAATGATTTCATCAGCGAGTGGATCAACAAGAACTTCGCCGCACCGATCCAGGAAGCAGCTCATGAAGTTCTCGGTACCCAGTTGACCCTTCGGTTCAGCGTGGTGCCCGAACTCTTCGAAGTCGGCGACGGCGACGACGGCGCATCCAGCGCCGGCAACGGTACGCCGGACGCGCAGATGCTTCAGCAGGCATCGGGCGTACTGAAGCAGGGCCGGCGGTCGTTCGATGTGGCGGCTCCGATTCCCGTCGGACAAAAGACAGCCGGTGTTGCCCGCTTACGACGAGATATTGCAGCGGTGCTACCCGTCAACGGCCAATCGCGGTCGGCCGGCGGACACCCGGTGCCGCGGCCGCAACCGGCGGCGAGCGGGAACAATGGCAACGGTCGTAATGGCACCGGTGCGGCATCCACTACCGGTGGGCCTTCACCGATGCCCGGTTCCGGCCCCCGCCTGCGGCACGAATTGACCAACTATGTGGTCGGCGTAAGCAATCAGCTCGCGTTCAATGCCGCCAGTCATGTGGCTGAGTTCCCCGGCACGCAATACAACCCGCTGTTCATTCACGGGGCCTGCGGTCTGGGCAAGACTCACCTGTTGCAGGGACTTTGCCGCAAGTTCATCGAGTGTCACCCGACCAAGCGGTGGGCCTACCTGACCGGCGAAGAGTTCACCAACGACTACATCACCTCGCTGCGGGCCAACAAGATTGACGGCTTCCGCAGGAGAATGCGCGACTTGGACTTGCTCGTCATCGACGACGTGCATTTCCTGTCGGGCAAGACGCAGACGCAGGTGGAGTTCCTGCACACCTTCAACGCGATCGAAGCCAGCGGCCGGCAGGTGGTGCTCGCGAGCGACGAACACCCGAAGATGATCGCGGAGTTCGGCGAGTCACTGATCAACCGCTTCGTCAGCGGGATGGTCGTGCGCGTCGATCCGCCGAACTATCAGATGCGGTGTGACATCCTGCGCAGCCTGTCGCTGCGGTCGGGCGTGCCGCTGAGTGAAGAGGTGATCGGCTGGGTGGCCCGCCGGGTGACGCAAAACGTGCGCGAGCTGGAAGGTTCGATCACGCGCATCATGGCGCACGTCAACCTGACGGGCTGCGCCGCCGACGTCGCCACGGCCCAGGCCGCGCTCGGCGACATCGACCGCCAGCACGCACATCCGGTGAAGCCGGAGAACGTGCTGAGCAGCGTGTGCGAGTATTTCGGCCTGGAGCACAAGGACCTGATGTCCGGACGACGTCAGCGGACGATCAGTCTTGCCCGCAGCGTGGCGATGTTCCTGGTCCGCAAGACCGCCAAGCTCAGCTTCCCCGAGATCGGCACCCGGATGGGCAAGCGAAATCACAGCACCGTGATCAGCGCCTGCCGGAGAATTGAACGCGCCGTCGAACGCAATGAACGCCTGGCCTGGACCAGCAGCGTCGGCGAACGGGAGGAAGAGGCGATGGAACTGGTGCAACGGCTGGAGGAGCACGCGCGGGCGATTGGGTGA
- the dusB gene encoding tRNA dihydrouridine synthase DusB has translation MLSPLKIGHVQLANNLFLAPIAGYCDVSYRLIARSFGHVGLACTDLLSPEGILRQTANTLVLTATCDEDKPLAMQLYGSATDRMCEAARWAEDNGADIIDINMGCPVDKVTKKDGGSKLLCNPDNTLRMVEKIKASLRRCPLTCKLRLGWDDTCIVAPSMARQLEDAGVSLVTIHGRTTEMRFSGQARLDGIAEVVAAVKHIPVIGNGDIRTPQEAEHMFKYTKCAGIMIGRGALSAPWIFRDIASYLTTGVIPPPPTIQEKVDAMRRHFYNLCKYRNERGAVMELRKRVSWYAKNMHPCAILKERVRLINSAAEFDKALNDFLEWREQRDREVGQKHEPVPDELAEVA, from the coding sequence ATGCTGTCGCCCCTGAAGATCGGCCACGTCCAACTGGCCAACAACCTGTTTCTCGCCCCGATCGCCGGTTACTGCGACGTGTCGTACCGGCTCATAGCGCGGTCGTTTGGCCATGTCGGCCTGGCGTGTACCGATCTGCTGAGCCCCGAAGGCATTCTCCGCCAAACGGCCAATACGCTGGTCCTCACTGCCACCTGCGACGAGGACAAGCCCCTCGCGATGCAGCTTTACGGTTCGGCGACCGACCGAATGTGCGAAGCCGCCCGCTGGGCCGAAGACAACGGTGCCGACATCATCGACATCAACATGGGCTGCCCGGTCGATAAGGTGACCAAGAAGGACGGCGGCTCGAAGCTGCTCTGCAATCCCGACAATACCTTGCGGATGGTGGAAAAGATCAAGGCATCCCTTCGCCGATGCCCGCTGACCTGCAAGCTGAGGCTCGGCTGGGACGATACCTGCATCGTCGCGCCGTCGATGGCTCGGCAGCTTGAAGACGCCGGCGTGTCGCTGGTGACGATCCACGGCCGCACGACCGAAATGCGTTTCAGCGGCCAGGCCCGCCTCGACGGCATCGCCGAAGTGGTCGCGGCGGTAAAACACATCCCGGTGATCGGCAACGGCGACATCCGCACGCCGCAGGAAGCCGAGCACATGTTCAAGTACACCAAGTGCGCCGGCATCATGATCGGGCGGGGGGCACTGTCGGCTCCGTGGATCTTCCGGGATATCGCCAGCTACCTGACGACTGGCGTCATCCCGCCACCCCCGACGATCCAGGAAAAGGTCGACGCGATGCGCCGGCACTTTTACAACCTGTGCAAGTACCGCAACGAACGCGGGGCGGTGATGGAACTTCGCAAACGGGTGAGTTGGTACGCCAAGAACATGCACCCTTGTGCGATTCTGAAGGAGAGGGTCCGGCTGATCAATTCAGCCGCGGAGTTCGATAAGGCGTTGAATGACTTCCTGGAATGGCGGGAGCAGCGGGACCGCGAAGTGGGGCAGAAGCACGAGCCGGTTCCGGACGAACTTGCGGAAGTGGCATAG
- a CDS encoding FAD-dependent oxidoreductase has protein sequence MTSIRSLVSALAVAAFIAVWSVTSPSAMSADAAATQSPNLKFYYPLPPVTDPKPIDVDVCVYGGTSGGVTAAIQASRMGKKAVVVEFGIHVGGLTTGGLSATDGGSAAGGLAREFYGRVGSLAGFRPAKAEQVMLDMLKEANVPVLFEHRLVSVTKDGKDITSIKCENGVVINAKMFIDATYEGDLFAAAGCSFHVGREANHVYNETINGVQPGKKTHQFVKDVDPYVVPGDPKSGLLWGISPTGPGEKGAGDNLIQAYNFRMQFEKGGLPFVKPNGYDAKRYELLLRYIQAGGGPGVYPHPGDNNNNGAFSTDHIGLNYEWPDGDGNFRANRNEEAYFKKLYETREKIYQDHINYQMGLVWFLCNDERVPREIRDKIGEWGMARHSFEATGGWPHQLYIREGRRLLGELVMTEHHCRGAQVVDDSVGLAQYTMDSHNTQRYVVIDPKTNKAVVRNEGDVQVGIPGPYPVAYRAIVPKADEIANLLVPVCLSSSHIAYGSIRMEPVFMVLGQSAATAACMAIDDKSSVQQVPYEKLKERLLADKQMLVWTGPKRTTPAVGSVAVDKLPGLVMDDAAATFVGDWGTGHGPGFVGDGYRHDSDVDKGTKTATFAIPVKTAGKYEVRISYAANNNRATNAPVKISGFAGGESKMIKVDQKKLPPIDKLFLSLGSYEFAAGSTATIVISTEGTNGHVIADAVQLLPQ, from the coding sequence ATGACGTCTATCCGTTCTCTGGTGTCGGCGCTGGCCGTTGCGGCGTTCATCGCGGTGTGGTCGGTGACGTCGCCGAGTGCGATGTCGGCCGACGCCGCGGCCACCCAATCCCCCAACCTCAAGTTCTACTACCCCCTGCCGCCGGTTACCGATCCCAAGCCGATCGACGTCGACGTCTGCGTCTACGGCGGGACCAGTGGCGGCGTGACGGCGGCCATCCAGGCCTCGCGCATGGGCAAGAAAGCCGTGGTGGTCGAGTTCGGTATCCATGTCGGCGGCCTGACGACGGGCGGCCTGAGCGCGACCGACGGCGGATCGGCCGCAGGCGGCCTGGCGCGAGAATTTTATGGCCGCGTCGGCAGCCTCGCCGGGTTCCGCCCCGCCAAGGCCGAGCAGGTCATGCTCGACATGCTCAAGGAAGCCAACGTGCCGGTCCTGTTCGAGCACCGCCTCGTCTCGGTCACCAAAGACGGCAAAGACATCACCTCAATCAAGTGCGAGAACGGCGTTGTCATCAACGCGAAGATGTTCATCGACGCGACGTACGAAGGCGACCTCTTCGCCGCCGCAGGATGCTCGTTCCATGTCGGCCGCGAGGCCAACCACGTCTACAACGAAACGATCAACGGTGTGCAGCCGGGCAAGAAGACCCACCAGTTCGTGAAAGACGTCGACCCCTACGTCGTCCCCGGCGACCCCAAGTCGGGACTTCTCTGGGGTATCTCCCCCACCGGCCCGGGCGAGAAAGGCGCGGGCGACAATCTCATCCAGGCCTACAACTTCCGCATGCAGTTCGAAAAAGGCGGCCTGCCGTTCGTCAAACCCAATGGCTACGACGCCAAACGATACGAACTGCTCCTCCGCTACATCCAGGCGGGTGGCGGCCCGGGCGTCTATCCTCATCCCGGCGACAACAACAACAACGGCGCGTTCTCCACCGATCACATCGGGTTGAACTACGAATGGCCCGACGGCGACGGCAACTTCAGGGCCAACCGTAACGAGGAGGCCTATTTCAAGAAGCTGTACGAAACCCGCGAGAAGATCTACCAGGACCACATCAACTACCAGATGGGACTGGTCTGGTTCCTCTGCAACGACGAGCGCGTGCCCAGAGAAATTCGCGACAAGATCGGCGAATGGGGCATGGCCCGCCATAGCTTCGAGGCGACCGGCGGCTGGCCGCACCAGCTCTACATCCGGGAAGGCCGCCGGCTTCTTGGCGAGCTCGTCATGACCGAGCACCACTGCCGTGGGGCACAGGTCGTCGACGATTCCGTGGGACTGGCGCAGTACACCATGGATTCGCACAACACCCAGCGGTATGTCGTGATCGACCCGAAAACCAACAAAGCGGTCGTGCGAAACGAAGGCGACGTGCAGGTGGGCATTCCCGGCCCCTATCCGGTGGCGTACCGAGCGATCGTCCCGAAGGCCGATGAGATCGCCAACCTGCTCGTCCCGGTATGCCTCAGCAGTTCGCATATCGCCTACGGCAGTATCCGCATGGAGCCGGTCTTCATGGTCCTGGGCCAGAGCGCTGCGACCGCGGCGTGCATGGCGATCGACGACAAGTCATCGGTGCAACAGGTGCCCTACGAGAAGCTCAAGGAACGACTGCTCGCCGACAAGCAGATGCTGGTCTGGACCGGCCCCAAGCGCACGACGCCGGCGGTCGGATCGGTCGCCGTGGACAAGCTTCCGGGACTGGTCATGGACGACGCCGCGGCAACCTTCGTCGGTGATTGGGGAACCGGTCATGGGCCCGGCTTCGTCGGGGACGGCTACCGACACGACAGTGACGTGGACAAAGGCACAAAGACCGCGACTTTTGCGATCCCCGTCAAGACCGCCGGCAAGTACGAGGTCCGCATCTCGTACGCCGCCAACAACAACCGCGCGACCAATGCCCCGGTCAAGATCAGCGGATTTGCCGGCGGTGAAAGCAAGATGATCAAGGTAGACCAGAAGAAGTTGCCGCCGATCGACAAGCTGTTCCTGTCGCTGGGAAGTTATGAGTTCGCGGCAGGATCAACGGCGACGATCGTCATCAGCACCGAAGGAACGAACGGACACGTGATTGCCGACGCGGTGCAGTTGTTACCCCAGTAG
- a CDS encoding REP-associated tyrosine transposase has product MTSWNGGSSGTAKWGRSTSRFRTNLRKWHRREACQIFGCHGLRYSAARGGRDRGARMDQPDKRATKTRKAFNTPGHAHELTFSCNQRLPILNSDRCRQWFVESLDRARQKLDFELWAYVVMPEHVHVLLLPRREVYEMAAILTAIKLPVARQAVGWLRESNSNWLEKLKVCRPNGRIEYRFWQQGGGYDRNIFKLDAIWSAVRYIHDNPVRRGLVRNSIDWPWSSARAYEGADDIVLPIVDRPPFI; this is encoded by the coding sequence ATGACTTCCTGGAATGGCGGGAGCAGCGGGACCGCGAAGTGGGGCAGAAGCACGAGCCGGTTCCGGACGAACTTGCGGAAGTGGCATAGACGTGAAGCTTGTCAGATTTTCGGGTGCCATGGGCTGCGGTACTCCGCTGCCCGTGGCGGGCGTGACCGCGGGGCCAGGATGGACCAGCCTGACAAACGTGCCACGAAAACTCGGAAGGCATTCAATACTCCGGGGCATGCTCATGAGCTGACGTTTTCATGCAATCAGCGACTGCCCATCCTGAACTCCGATCGATGCCGACAATGGTTTGTCGAATCACTCGATCGGGCAAGACAAAAACTAGACTTCGAGCTCTGGGCGTATGTCGTGATGCCGGAGCATGTGCATGTCCTGCTGCTACCACGGCGGGAAGTCTACGAGATGGCTGCAATCCTTACGGCGATCAAACTTCCCGTCGCCCGTCAAGCAGTGGGATGGTTACGCGAGAGCAATTCCAATTGGCTTGAGAAATTGAAGGTCTGCCGACCGAACGGACGAATCGAGTATCGCTTCTGGCAGCAGGGCGGTGGGTACGATCGCAATATCTTCAAACTGGATGCGATTTGGTCAGCGGTTCGGTACATCCACGACAACCCTGTTCGACGCGGGCTCGTGAGGAATTCAATCGATTGGCCTTGGTCCAGTGCTCGAGCATATGAGGGGGCCGATGACATCGTGTTACCGATAGTGGATCGGCCCCCGTTCATCTGA